The following proteins are encoded in a genomic region of Thermocrinis sp.:
- the rgy gene encoding reverse gyrase — protein sequence MIKALFRGLCPNCGGDVSSERLAMGLPCERCLPVVEDDPCKSIRDGSLKSICNVEEELLEWMEEFKRGLSASPWALQKTWAKRVLVGNSFALLAPTGVGKTSFGLSMVSFLAKKGKKSYVILPTRLLVEQTVRKLKSFGVKKSEILSFGDEGKKEKEEKRKKLMEGDFLVLVTTSMFLYKNYEIIPKDFSFVFVDDVDSFLKTAKNVDKALYTLGFTKEEIDQALELIRLKEKPNKSAEDWEKIKKLSQQLRDISNQKGGVLVVSSATSNPRSSRIKLFRELLGFEVGTPTFYLRNIVDAYEDINALPLEEWIKRLGKGGLIFVPSDKGKEYVDVLKEELKSKGISSLTYEELSEENLKLFESGKVHVLIGIASYRNPLARGFDMPHVVRYALFYGVPKIVVSLKFESNLSHLLWALSSIRSSIVKKLPHLSKKLDRWLSQLGKYQYLSEEFISDKPELKAKIDKLKAELEEFFRSEEVLAVLEQSEDVSLRITKEGYQLVVSDVTGYLQASGRTSRMFAGGISKGLSLVLVDDRRAFNHLIKKVRWFSEDIQFVRVEDVNFEELISEIERDRAFIREFINGERFFNNTDLLKPVLIVVESPNKARTIANFFGKAVRRRVGGHEVLETSTESYYLMVTASLGHVLDLSSEGGFHGVILKDGVEPIYEVIQGKNELVESLRRLAFESQEVFIATDPDAEGEKIGWDIAQLLKPFAKNIKRMEFHEITKKAIIKALNELRDVDEDKVKAQIVRRVSDRWVGFEFSQMLWSAFGKKWLSAGRVQTPVLGWIIEREKEYRKKIYKVSVNLGEKDKKLTIEWTFENKQSAKEFFDSLEYIEIISLSEREELKYPPPPYRTDTMLKDASDRYRFSLPKTMELAQTLFELGFITYHRTDSVRVSDYGIALAKEYIKEEFGEEYFNPRAWGEGGAHECIRPTKMLEPEELRSMQVSGQLEGITDQHTLLYELIFKRFVASQMKPVKVKVKEILIKAGSLEQKREIITEVVEEGWNRVLPLELSPSLEGELDVRELKQFRKQPKAYLYTHGELVQEMKNSGVGRPSTYATIISKLIERGYVIERKNFLIPTSLGKMVYEYLSKEEKIKKFLSEQFTKELEELMDLVAEGKADYQNILEDLYQDIISIEQEVEVRR from the coding sequence ATGATAAAAGCACTCTTCAGAGGACTGTGTCCCAATTGTGGTGGAGATGTATCTTCGGAAAGACTCGCAATGGGTCTTCCGTGTGAGAGATGTCTTCCAGTTGTGGAGGATGATCCTTGCAAAAGTATCAGAGATGGTTCATTGAAGAGTATATGCAATGTGGAAGAGGAACTTTTGGAGTGGATGGAGGAGTTTAAAAGGGGGCTTTCTGCAAGTCCGTGGGCTCTTCAGAAAACTTGGGCTAAAAGGGTGCTTGTTGGAAATTCTTTTGCCCTACTTGCTCCCACAGGTGTGGGTAAAACCTCCTTTGGCCTTTCTATGGTTTCATTTTTGGCAAAAAAAGGGAAAAAGTCTTACGTAATACTGCCCACAAGGCTTTTGGTTGAACAAACAGTGAGAAAGCTAAAAAGCTTTGGTGTTAAGAAAAGTGAAATACTCTCTTTTGGGGACGAGGGAAAAAAAGAAAAGGAAGAAAAGAGAAAAAAGCTTATGGAAGGGGATTTCTTAGTTTTGGTTACTACCTCTATGTTCCTTTACAAAAACTACGAAATCATACCTAAGGATTTTTCTTTTGTTTTTGTAGACGATGTGGATTCCTTTTTGAAAACTGCAAAAAACGTAGATAAAGCACTTTATACTTTGGGATTTACAAAAGAAGAGATAGATCAGGCATTGGAGCTTATAAGGTTGAAGGAAAAACCAAACAAGAGCGCAGAAGATTGGGAAAAAATCAAAAAACTCTCCCAACAGCTAAGAGATATATCCAACCAAAAGGGTGGAGTCCTTGTGGTTTCTTCTGCCACTTCCAATCCAAGGTCAAGCAGGATAAAGCTTTTTAGAGAGCTTCTTGGTTTTGAGGTGGGCACACCTACCTTTTACTTGAGAAACATAGTGGATGCTTACGAGGACATAAACGCTTTGCCTTTAGAGGAGTGGATAAAAAGGCTTGGAAAGGGTGGGCTTATCTTCGTACCTTCAGACAAAGGTAAAGAATACGTAGATGTGCTAAAGGAAGAGCTAAAATCCAAAGGCATATCTTCCCTAACTTACGAAGAGCTAAGCGAGGAAAACCTTAAGCTTTTTGAAAGTGGGAAGGTGCACGTGCTTATTGGTATAGCATCCTACAGAAATCCCTTAGCCCGTGGTTTTGACATGCCCCACGTGGTGAGGTATGCTCTATTCTACGGCGTGCCAAAGATAGTAGTTTCCTTAAAGTTTGAGTCTAATCTTTCCCATCTTTTATGGGCTTTGAGTTCCATAAGGTCCAGCATAGTTAAAAAGCTACCCCATCTTTCTAAAAAGCTTGACAGATGGCTTTCTCAACTGGGAAAGTATCAGTATCTTAGCGAAGAATTTATAAGCGATAAGCCCGAGCTAAAGGCTAAGATAGATAAGTTAAAGGCTGAGCTGGAGGAATTCTTCCGCTCAGAAGAGGTTTTAGCTGTTTTAGAGCAATCTGAGGATGTTAGTCTTAGGATAACAAAAGAAGGCTATCAGCTGGTGGTTTCGGATGTGACTGGCTATCTACAGGCAAGCGGAAGAACTTCTCGTATGTTTGCTGGTGGAATAAGCAAAGGCTTAAGTTTGGTCCTTGTGGACGACAGAAGAGCATTCAACCACCTTATTAAAAAGGTAAGATGGTTTAGTGAAGACATACAATTCGTTAGAGTAGAGGATGTAAACTTTGAGGAGCTAATCTCAGAAATAGAAAGGGACAGAGCTTTTATAAGAGAGTTTATAAATGGTGAGCGATTCTTCAACAACACTGACCTTTTAAAACCTGTCCTTATAGTGGTTGAGTCACCTAACAAAGCCCGCACGATCGCAAACTTTTTTGGAAAGGCGGTGCGTAGAAGAGTGGGAGGTCACGAAGTTTTAGAAACATCAACCGAAAGCTATTATCTGATGGTCACCGCTTCCTTAGGACACGTTTTGGACCTTAGCAGCGAAGGGGGATTTCACGGAGTGATCCTAAAAGACGGAGTGGAGCCTATCTACGAGGTGATCCAAGGAAAGAACGAATTGGTTGAAAGCCTAAGAAGGCTGGCTTTTGAAAGTCAAGAGGTGTTCATAGCAACGGACCCAGATGCGGAGGGGGAAAAAATAGGATGGGATATAGCCCAGCTATTAAAGCCTTTTGCAAAGAACATAAAGCGTATGGAATTTCACGAAATAACCAAAAAGGCTATAATCAAAGCTCTCAACGAACTGAGGGATGTGGACGAAGATAAGGTTAAGGCGCAGATAGTCAGGAGGGTTTCGGATCGATGGGTGGGCTTTGAGTTTTCACAAATGCTTTGGTCCGCTTTTGGTAAAAAATGGCTATCTGCGGGAAGGGTCCAAACGCCAGTCCTTGGCTGGATAATAGAGAGGGAGAAGGAATACAGGAAAAAAATCTACAAAGTATCAGTAAATTTAGGGGAAAAAGACAAAAAACTTACCATTGAATGGACCTTTGAAAACAAGCAATCCGCAAAGGAGTTTTTTGACAGCTTAGAGTACATAGAGATAATCTCCCTTTCTGAAAGAGAAGAGCTAAAGTATCCGCCACCGCCCTATAGAACTGACACCATGCTAAAAGATGCCAGCGACAGGTATAGGTTTTCTCTCCCAAAGACAATGGAGCTTGCCCAAACACTCTTTGAACTTGGTTTTATAACTTACCATAGGACAGATTCAGTGAGGGTTTCCGATTACGGAATTGCCTTAGCCAAAGAATACATCAAAGAGGAGTTTGGAGAGGAATACTTTAATCCAAGGGCTTGGGGAGAGGGCGGAGCCCACGAGTGTATAAGACCTACAAAGATGCTTGAGCCAGAAGAGCTAAGGTCTATGCAAGTGAGCGGACAGCTTGAAGGCATAACCGACCAGCACACACTCCTTTACGAGCTAATATTCAAAAGGTTCGTGGCAAGCCAGATGAAGCCGGTAAAAGTTAAGGTGAAGGAGATTCTAATAAAGGCAGGGAGTTTGGAGCAAAAAAGGGAAATTATAACGGAAGTGGTGGAAGAAGGTTGGAACAGGGTCCTTCCTTTGGAACTAAGTCCGTCCTTAGAGGGGGAATTGGACGTGAGAGAGCTAAAGCAGTTCAGAAAACAACCAAAAGCCTACCTTTACACCCATGGAGAACTTGTGCAAGAGATGAAAAACAGTGGCGTGGGAAGACCATCCACCTATGCAACGATAATATCCAAGCTAATTGAAAGGGGATACGTGATAGAGAGAAAGAACTTCTTGATACCTACAAGCTTGGGTAAGATGGTATATGAATATCTCAGCAAAGAGGAAAAAATTAAAAAGTTTCTCTCTGAGCAATTTACAAAGGAATTGGAGGAGCTTATGGATTTAGTTGCAGAGGGTAAAGCAGACTACCAAAATATCCTTGAAGACCTATATCAAGATATAATAAGTATTGAGCAAGAAGTGGAGGTAAGGCGATGA
- the folD gene encoding bifunctional methylenetetrahydrofolate dehydrogenase/methenyltetrahydrofolate cyclohydrolase FolD, producing MEGSTIILDGKSLSENIRQKIKEEIQSYIAKGLRQPCLAVVLVGDDPPSVVYVRNKRKACESVGIKSLLYHLPYNTNLSELLELIAELNAREDVDGVLVQLPLPKHIPMEDVILAISPKKDVDGFHPENMGRLLGRIEGGFIPCTPLGIDLLLKHYQIDLKGKDVVIVGAGFIVGRPLSALMLWRDATVSVCHIHTKDIKKYTLEADILISATGVPHLIKEDMVKEGAVVVDVGISKVGDKILGDVDFESVKNKAYAITPVPGGVGPMTVTSLLLNTLRAYERNVDKGKS from the coding sequence ATGGAAGGTTCAACAATAATCTTAGACGGTAAATCGCTTTCAGAAAACATAAGGCAGAAGATAAAAGAAGAAATACAAAGTTACATAGCAAAAGGCTTAAGGCAGCCCTGTTTGGCGGTGGTGCTCGTAGGGGACGATCCTCCAAGTGTGGTGTATGTGAGGAATAAAAGAAAGGCGTGTGAAAGCGTGGGAATAAAGTCTTTGCTTTATCACCTTCCTTACAATACTAACCTCAGTGAGCTTTTGGAACTGATTGCAGAGCTAAACGCAAGGGAAGACGTGGATGGTGTTTTAGTGCAATTGCCTTTGCCAAAACACATACCCATGGAAGATGTAATCCTGGCAATTTCACCAAAAAAGGACGTGGATGGATTTCATCCAGAAAACATGGGCAGGCTCTTGGGAAGGATTGAAGGAGGCTTTATCCCTTGCACTCCCTTGGGTATAGACCTTCTTTTAAAACACTACCAAATAGACTTAAAGGGAAAAGATGTGGTTATTGTGGGTGCGGGGTTTATAGTGGGGAGGCCACTTAGTGCGCTCATGCTCTGGAGGGATGCTACAGTTAGCGTCTGCCATATACATACGAAAGACATAAAAAAATACACCCTTGAAGCGGACATATTAATATCCGCCACGGGAGTGCCACACCTTATAAAGGAAGATATGGTAAAAGAAGGAGCTGTAGTGGTGGATGTGGGTATAAGCAAGGTGGGAGACAAGATCTTAGGGGACGTGGATTTTGAATCGGTTAAGAACAAAGCCTATGCTATAACTCCCGTGCCAGGAGGCGTGGGACCGATGACGGTGACCTCCTTGCTTTTGAATACTCTACGAGCCTATGAAAGAAATGTTGATAAAGGTAAAAGCTAA
- a CDS encoding 50S ribosomal protein L25/general stress protein Ctc translates to MKRVELKLLPRNTNERKSEKKQRKREGYIPVEIYGKGVDNVHAYMNLKDFNSLPHGETFLIVAEVNGDKRLCFLKEVQYGWLGDNPIHVDLYDISKVKEIDIEVPLEFVGTPAGVSLGGTFEIVLNTLTVRASVESIPDKITVDVSGLGLGDSLHVKDIQPPPNCTILDNPEEVVAVVLEPEAEETPTE, encoded by the coding sequence ATGAAAAGAGTTGAGTTGAAACTTCTTCCAAGAAATACCAACGAGAGGAAGAGCGAGAAAAAACAGAGAAAAAGGGAAGGATACATCCCAGTAGAGATATACGGAAAAGGGGTAGATAATGTGCATGCGTACATGAACCTAAAAGACTTCAATTCACTACCCCATGGAGAAACATTCTTGATAGTAGCAGAGGTGAATGGAGATAAAAGGTTATGCTTTTTGAAAGAGGTCCAGTATGGTTGGCTTGGAGATAACCCAATCCACGTAGACCTATACGATATATCCAAGGTGAAAGAAATAGACATAGAGGTACCTTTGGAATTTGTGGGCACTCCAGCGGGTGTGAGCCTTGGGGGAACCTTTGAAATTGTGCTAAACACTCTAACAGTTAGGGCAAGCGTGGAAAGCATACCCGATAAGATAACCGTAGATGTTAGTGGTCTTGGTCTTGGAGACTCGCTACACGTGAAAGACATCCAACCACCACCTAACTGTACAATACTTGACAACCCAGAGGAGGTTGTGGCAGTAGTCTTAGAACCCGAAGCTGAAGAAACACCAACTGAATGA
- a CDS encoding endonuclease MutS2, whose product MRDKDFANLELEKVLGRIKTYFNSKATERFLENLKPILDPSTLRQEIQLVEDFIAVEENLKIYPFDDVEAKVKKAALQDAMLSLEEILSIYKVIKLIKEARKTLGSHVPVRKSLSSILRSLHQFPQIESLIESSIDQRGFVKDSASEELSKIRSKVREMEREITKRLENILNRPDAERLFSDRIITIRNNRYVLPVKTTEINKIVGIVHGTSSSGYTTYLEPHSVIELNNKLVVLKEEEEEETKKILRRITSYIGEFSSKLLEALNTLLKLDYLKALAKFSKEVKGKFPRISEDRIVLKNVRHPILALTKEEVVPIDIRIEGKRGLILTGPNTGGKTVALKTLGLCCLMFQLAMPIPIEDGELPVFEGIFTDIGDEQSIEQNLSTFSAHISNLVEFLPLVNKKTLVLLDELGAGTDPIEGSALSIGVLEYLKRRSAFVFATTHHTPVKLYAIESDYYTPASVSFDRESLKPTYTILYNSVGSSMAFEIARRLGIPEEVLEYASQKMPAEFERFSKAKESLEELIRDYQEKLKELERSSLELEKMKAEYMAVLSEASRIKEEAYKEGMSQALEYLRQIEREAEEILKTARDRQRIRQFLREKTQDITQKIEKEEIRVGDWVEFMGSRGRVLEVKEDKLHVSFGGVKAWMDVQKVKKTYAAEQETQEHSFEIKKALPTEINLTGLSTEEALHRLEMFLKEAKAMGVKSVKVIHGTGVVKKVVQEFLKNSEDVVFYREGYPREGGSGVSIVFLEK is encoded by the coding sequence GTGAGGGATAAAGATTTTGCTAATCTGGAATTAGAAAAAGTTTTGGGGAGAATAAAAACCTACTTTAATTCAAAGGCTACAGAGAGATTCCTGGAAAACCTAAAACCCATACTGGACCCATCAACCTTAAGGCAGGAGATACAGCTTGTGGAAGATTTCATTGCCGTGGAAGAGAACTTAAAAATCTATCCCTTTGACGATGTGGAGGCTAAGGTAAAAAAGGCTGCCTTGCAAGATGCAATGCTGAGTTTAGAAGAGATTTTAAGTATTTACAAGGTAATAAAGTTAATAAAGGAAGCAAGAAAGACCTTAGGTTCCCATGTGCCTGTGCGGAAAAGTCTTAGTAGCATACTAAGAAGCCTTCATCAATTTCCGCAGATAGAAAGCCTAATAGAGAGCTCTATAGACCAAAGGGGCTTTGTCAAAGACAGCGCCAGCGAGGAACTTTCAAAGATAAGGTCTAAGGTGAGGGAAATGGAAAGAGAGATTACCAAACGTCTGGAAAACATCCTAAACCGTCCAGATGCGGAGAGGCTATTTTCAGACAGAATAATAACCATAAGGAACAATCGCTATGTTCTGCCCGTAAAAACGACAGAGATAAACAAAATAGTGGGTATAGTCCATGGCACCTCTTCCTCCGGATACACCACATACTTAGAGCCCCACAGCGTGATAGAGCTCAACAACAAATTAGTGGTCTTAAAAGAAGAGGAAGAGGAAGAGACAAAAAAGATATTAAGGAGAATAACCTCGTACATAGGAGAGTTTAGTTCAAAGCTACTGGAAGCTCTGAACACTCTGCTAAAGTTGGACTATCTAAAGGCCCTTGCAAAGTTTAGCAAAGAGGTAAAGGGTAAATTTCCGAGAATTTCCGAGGATAGGATCGTTCTCAAAAACGTAAGACATCCCATTCTGGCTCTTACTAAGGAAGAGGTGGTACCTATAGACATAAGGATAGAAGGTAAAAGGGGGTTAATACTTACTGGTCCCAATACGGGTGGTAAGACGGTAGCATTAAAGACCTTGGGGCTGTGCTGTCTTATGTTCCAACTTGCTATGCCTATTCCTATAGAGGACGGGGAACTGCCCGTTTTTGAGGGTATATTCACAGACATAGGGGATGAGCAGAGCATAGAACAGAACCTTTCCACTTTTTCTGCGCACATCTCCAACTTGGTAGAATTCTTACCTTTGGTTAATAAGAAAACGCTTGTGCTCTTGGATGAGCTTGGCGCAGGAACAGATCCTATTGAAGGCTCAGCCCTTAGCATAGGTGTGCTTGAGTATCTTAAAAGAAGGTCAGCCTTTGTCTTTGCTACCACACACCACACTCCTGTCAAGCTCTACGCCATTGAGTCAGATTATTACACACCTGCAAGTGTATCCTTTGACAGAGAGTCTCTTAAACCCACCTACACCATACTCTACAACTCTGTAGGAAGCAGCATGGCCTTTGAAATTGCCAGGAGGTTGGGCATACCAGAGGAGGTCCTGGAGTACGCCAGCCAAAAAATGCCCGCAGAGTTTGAAAGGTTTTCAAAAGCCAAAGAGAGCTTGGAAGAGCTAATAAGAGACTATCAAGAAAAACTCAAAGAGCTTGAGCGTTCAAGTTTGGAACTGGAAAAGATGAAGGCCGAGTATATGGCAGTTCTGTCAGAAGCGAGCAGGATAAAGGAAGAGGCATACAAGGAAGGTATGTCTCAGGCGCTGGAGTATCTCAGGCAAATAGAAAGGGAAGCGGAGGAAATACTAAAAACTGCGAGGGACAGGCAAAGGATAAGGCAGTTCCTTAGGGAAAAAACCCAAGATATAACCCAAAAAATAGAAAAGGAAGAAATAAGAGTGGGCGATTGGGTTGAATTTATGGGTTCAAGAGGAAGGGTGTTAGAAGTAAAGGAGGATAAACTGCACGTATCCTTTGGTGGTGTAAAAGCTTGGATGGATGTGCAGAAGGTAAAGAAAACTTACGCGGCTGAGCAAGAAACTCAAGAGCATAGCTTTGAGATAAAAAAGGCTTTACCCACAGAAATAAACCTTACAGGTTTAAGCACGGAAGAAGCTTTGCACAGGTTGGAGATGTTTTTGAAGGAGGCAAAGGCTATGGGAGTTAAAAGTGTAAAAGTAATTCACGGAACCGGAGTAGTAAAAAAGGTTGTGCAGGAGTTTTTAAAAAATTCAGAGGATGTAGTCTTTTACAGAGAAGGATACCCAAGGGAAGGAGGCTCTGGAGTTTCTATAGTGTTTCTTGAGAAATAA
- a CDS encoding ribose-phosphate pyrophosphokinase has translation MIGSIKLLTGTSNLELAKEVSEYLNMPLSDALVSRFSDGEVRVQINESMRGEDVFVIQSLCPPINENIMELLLILDALKRASAGRITAVIPYYAYARQDRKDKPRVPISARLLADLITVAGAQRVVIVDLHSPQIQGFFNIPVDNLHALGVLYDYLKDRLDGDTVVVSPDAGGVERARLLANKIGCSIAIIYKRRPEPNVAEVLDIVGEVKGKRAIIVDDIIDTAGTVCAASELLLSKGALSVDVVATHGLLSGPAVERLRNSQIKEVVVSNTIPCKNKGLEKLRVVSVASLIGEAIRRIHEGESVSMLFA, from the coding sequence ATGATAGGATCTATAAAACTTCTCACTGGTACAAGCAACTTAGAACTGGCCAAAGAGGTATCCGAATATTTGAACATGCCCCTATCTGACGCCCTTGTGTCTCGTTTTAGCGACGGAGAGGTAAGGGTTCAGATAAACGAATCCATGAGAGGGGAGGACGTCTTTGTAATACAGTCCCTTTGTCCTCCCATAAACGAGAACATTATGGAGCTCTTGCTTATCTTGGATGCTCTCAAAAGGGCTTCCGCCGGAAGGATAACGGCAGTTATTCCTTATTACGCGTACGCAAGGCAGGACAGAAAAGACAAGCCAAGGGTCCCCATAAGCGCAAGGTTGCTTGCAGATCTTATCACTGTAGCAGGAGCCCAAAGGGTGGTCATTGTGGACCTTCACTCTCCACAAATTCAGGGCTTTTTCAACATACCCGTGGACAACCTACATGCGTTGGGAGTACTTTATGACTACCTTAAGGATAGGTTGGACGGTGATACTGTGGTTGTATCCCCGGACGCGGGTGGTGTGGAAAGGGCTAGACTTCTCGCCAACAAAATCGGATGCTCCATAGCTATAATATACAAGAGAAGACCAGAGCCAAACGTAGCAGAAGTGCTGGATATTGTAGGAGAAGTAAAAGGTAAAAGAGCCATAATCGTAGACGACATCATAGACACTGCCGGTACAGTTTGCGCCGCAAGTGAGCTGCTTCTTTCAAAAGGTGCTTTAAGCGTGGATGTGGTCGCTACTCACGGTCTGCTATCTGGTCCAGCTGTAGAAAGGCTGAGAAATTCCCAAATAAAAGAAGTTGTAGTCAGTAACACCATTCCATGCAAGAACAAGGGGCTTGAAAAACTTAGAGTTGTATCTGTAGCCTCACTCATAGGAGAGGCAATAAGAAGGATACACGAAGGTGAATCAGTAAGTATGCTGTTTGCATAA
- the pth gene encoding aminoacyl-tRNA hydrolase, giving the protein MIKLVVGLGNPGKKYERTRHNVGFMVVDELLKKLRVKEYTQECLSHVYKVKVLNREVLVAKPQTYMNNSGLAVLNLLEEYELSPKDMMVVYDDLDLPLGRIRLRLEGSSGGHHGVESIIKEIKSENFARLRIGIGRPKNKDKVVEYVLSPFEPEEEQILYAVLDRASECVLRCLELSPEESMSFCNAPIEV; this is encoded by the coding sequence ATGATAAAACTTGTAGTAGGGCTTGGCAACCCAGGTAAAAAATACGAAAGAACAAGGCACAACGTAGGCTTTATGGTAGTAGATGAGCTTTTAAAAAAGCTTCGGGTAAAAGAATACACGCAAGAGTGTCTATCTCACGTTTATAAAGTTAAAGTGTTAAACAGGGAAGTATTAGTGGCAAAGCCCCAAACTTACATGAACAACTCAGGGTTAGCGGTGCTAAACCTTCTGGAGGAGTACGAGCTAAGTCCAAAGGATATGATGGTGGTTTATGATGACTTGGACCTCCCTCTTGGAAGGATAAGGCTAAGGTTAGAAGGTAGTAGCGGGGGGCATCATGGCGTAGAGTCTATAATAAAAGAGATAAAGTCGGAGAACTTTGCAAGGCTTAGGATAGGCATAGGAAGACCTAAGAATAAGGATAAGGTGGTGGAATACGTCCTTTCACCCTTTGAACCAGAAGAAGAGCAGATTCTCTATGCGGTCTTAGACAGAGCCTCGGAGTGTGTCCTTAGATGTTTAGAGCTTTCACCAGAAGAATCTATGAGCTTTTGCAACGCACCAATAGAAGTATAG
- the sucC gene encoding ADP-forming succinate--CoA ligase subunit beta: MKLHEHQAKEILRRYGLPVPEGKVAFSLEEARQIAEEFGEFPLVVKAQVHCGGRGKAGGVKLVKNMEELESAVNGMLGKVLKTFQCPDGKPVNRVWIEKATPIEKEYYLSITLDRSVSKPVLMASAEGGMEIEEVAKEKPEAIHMLHIDPSLGLMPSQARKIAFRLGLPVNDFVKIALGIYRAYEELDASLVEINPLVLTKDGKLVLLDAKVEIDDNALLRHKDLEQMEDLSQLDPLEVEAKTYNLNYIKLDGNIGCMVNGAGLAMTTMDIIKLAGGEPANFLDVGGGANVEQIANAFRILMADKNVKAVFINIFGGILRCDRLANGLIEAAKMVEIKVPVVVRMEGTNVEEGKRILAESGLNFITAEDMWDGAKKAVELAG; the protein is encoded by the coding sequence ATGAAACTACACGAGCATCAGGCTAAGGAAATACTCAGAAGATATGGCCTGCCTGTGCCAGAGGGAAAGGTCGCCTTTAGCTTAGAAGAAGCAAGGCAAATAGCGGAAGAGTTTGGGGAATTTCCTTTGGTGGTAAAGGCTCAGGTGCACTGTGGTGGCAGAGGAAAGGCTGGTGGAGTTAAGCTCGTAAAAAACATGGAAGAGCTGGAATCTGCGGTGAATGGTATGCTAGGAAAGGTTCTAAAAACCTTCCAGTGTCCTGACGGAAAGCCCGTAAACAGGGTTTGGATAGAAAAGGCTACGCCGATAGAAAAAGAGTACTATCTTTCTATAACCTTAGACAGGTCTGTATCTAAGCCCGTGCTTATGGCTTCTGCAGAGGGGGGGATGGAGATTGAAGAAGTAGCCAAAGAAAAACCAGAGGCTATTCATATGCTACACATAGACCCATCCCTTGGCCTAATGCCCTCTCAGGCAAGAAAGATAGCTTTCAGGCTGGGATTGCCTGTGAATGATTTTGTTAAGATAGCCCTTGGTATATACAGAGCCTACGAGGAGCTTGATGCCTCCTTGGTGGAGATAAACCCCTTGGTGCTAACAAAGGATGGGAAGCTGGTTCTTTTGGACGCAAAGGTGGAGATAGACGACAACGCACTTCTAAGACACAAAGATTTGGAACAGATGGAGGACCTAAGCCAGTTAGATCCATTGGAGGTAGAGGCAAAAACCTACAACCTCAACTACATAAAGCTTGACGGAAACATAGGCTGTATGGTCAACGGTGCGGGACTTGCCATGACCACTATGGACATCATCAAACTCGCTGGAGGTGAACCTGCAAACTTCTTAGACGTGGGGGGCGGTGCCAACGTAGAACAGATCGCCAACGCCTTTAGGATTTTGATGGCGGACAAAAACGTAAAGGCGGTGTTTATAAACATATTTGGTGGGATCCTAAGGTGCGACAGGCTGGCAAATGGGCTCATTGAAGCGGCAAAGATGGTGGAAATAAAGGTGCCTGTGGTGGTTCGTATGGAGGGCACAAACGTGGAGGAAGGTAAAAGAATCTTAGCAGAATCTGGGCTTAACTTTATAACCGCAGAGGACATGTGGGATGGGGCCAAAAAGGCGGTGGAGCTGGCTGGATAG